From one Phocoena sinus isolate mPhoSin1 chromosome 4, mPhoSin1.pri, whole genome shotgun sequence genomic stretch:
- the LOC116753472 gene encoding carbonyl reductase [NADPH] 3, with protein sequence MPSYTRVALVTGANKGIGFAIARDLCRQFPGDVVLTARDVERGWAAVQQLQAEGLSPRFHQLDIDDLQSIRALRAFLRREYGGLNVLVNNAGIAFKIDDPTPFDIQAEMTLKTNFFATRNVCSELLPIVKPHGRVVNVSSLQGSKALENCSEDLQEKFRCKTLTEEDLVELMKKFVEDTKNEVHEREGWPNSAYGVSKLGVTVLSRILAQRLDEKRQADRILLNACCPGWVKTDMVGAHGSRTVEEGAETPVYLALLPPDATGPHGQLVRDKVVQTW encoded by the exons ATGCCGTCCTACACCCGCGTGGCGCTGGTCACCGGGGCCAACAAGGGCATCGGCTTCGCCATCGCGCGCGACCTGTGCCGGCAGTTCCCGGGGGACGTGGTGCTCACGGCGCGGGACGTGGAGCGGGGCTGGGCGGCCGTGCAGCAGCTACAGGCCGAGGGCCTGAGTCCGCGCTTCCACCAGCTGGACATCGACGACCTACAGAGCATCCGCGCCCTGCGCGCCTTCCTGCGCAGGGAGTACGGGGGGCTCAACGTGCTGGTCAACAACGCGGGCATCGCCTTCAAGA TTGATGATCCGACACCGTTCGACATTCAAGCTGAGATGACACTGAAGACAAACTTTTTTGCCACGAGAAATGTCTGCAGCGAATTACTGCCGATAGTGAAACCTCATG GCAGAGTGGTGAATGTCAGCAGTTTACAGGGTTCCAAAGCCCTTGAAAATTGCAGCGAAGATCTGCAGGAGAAGTTCCGATGTAAGACACTCACAGAGGAAGACCTGGTGGAGCTCATGAAAAAGTTCGTGGAGGACACGAAAAATGAGGTGCATGAGAGGGAAGGCTGGCCCAACTCTGCTTATGGGGTGTCCAAACTGGGGGTCACGGTCTTATCGAGAATCCTGGCCCAGCGTCTGGATGAGAAAAGACAAGCGGACAGGATTCTGCTGAACGCATGCTGCCCCGGGTGGGTGAAGACGGACATGGTGGGAGCTCACGGCTCCAGGACCGTGGAGGAGGGGGCTGAGACTCCCGTCTACTTGGCCCTCCTGCCTCCAGATGCCACCGGGCCTCACGGGCAGCTAGTCCGGGACAAAGTCGTCCAAACGTGGTGA